The DNA segment GTATCTTATTTAATACATTTTCAGATGATTCCTCCTGAATTATTTATAGGAGAATATAAAATTTATAAAAGTATTCTAGAAGATCCAAGTCCATTTTTTACTCATGGAATACATAATATGTTTTTATGTATAGTAATAACAATTCTTATATATAGAATATTAGTTAAAGATATAAAGAATTATAAATTTAAAATATTATCTCTTATTTTTATAACAACGGCCTTTTTAAATATTAGTTTGATAGGTGGAAGGGTAGGATATGTTGTATTATTTTGTTTGATCTTCTTTCTAATATTTTTGATTTATAAAAAAGAGATATTAAAAGGAATTTTTATTTTACTATCAATTTTTTTTATAATGTTTACATATCTATATAATTTCTCAGATCAGTTTGATAAGAGAATAGAAGATGGAAAAAATGATTTAGAGAAAATTATTACTGAAAAAAATTATAATAGTTCTATAGGACTTAGAATTATTACTGGATATTATGTATTAGAAATTATAAAAGATAATTTTCTAATAGGTGTAGGTACAGGTGATGTAATGCAGGAAGTTGATGAATTAGCAAATCAAAAACATTCTTATATCAAACTTATTTCTCATCCTCATAATCTTTATTTGGAAATATTAGCACAGTTAGGAATAATTGGTTTTTCTATGATGTTACTAATGTTTTATAAAATTTTATGTTATGAAGCAGAAGATAGGAAAAGAAGTGATATAGCTAAAATTATTACTGTTGCTTTTTTGATATATGTATTAACAGCATCTTTTTGGTCACATCTAGCAACTTTTGTTACATTAATTAGTGCTATGATATGTGTTCAAAAATTTGATGTTCATGTTAAAGAAATAGATAAAGAATCTATATTAAAATATATTTTAGTTATTATTATTTTCTTAATAATAGGAATTACAAAATGAAGTCATTAAAAATAGTATATATTTGCCGTTCAATAATACCTTCACGAACTGCGAATAGTGTAAATGTAATGAAAATGTGTGCAGCTTTTGCTTCTTTAGGTCATCAAGTAATTCTTTTTGCTCCTATTACAAAAAAGCTTGAGGAAAAGAATGTAGAGAATATTTTTGAATTTTATGGAGTTGAAAAGAATTTTGAAATAAAAAAGTTATTTTCTCCAAATATAAAATTTTTAAAAAAAAGAATATATTCTTTTAGATGTTTAAGTCAGGTTAAAAAAATAAATCCAGATTTAGTTTATGGTAGAGATGATATTTTGTCTTTTTATTTGGCGCAAAAATTTGGATATAAAACTCTATTTGAAAGACATGATAGTTTCAATAAAAATAGTGTAGATGAAAAGTTATTTAAAAAATTTATTGATAATAATACTAATGAATATAAGTTGGTAACTAACACACAAAAATTAAAAGAGTATTATTGTAAAGAGTACAATTTAAAATGTGATCATGTTCATGTAGCATCAAGTGCTACAGATGTGCCAAATGACTTTGATACAATACCTGATGATTGTGAGAAATTTAAAAATACTTTTAATGTAGGATATATAGGTAAGCTAGCTAAAATGAGAGGACTCGAGATAATTATAAAGTTAGCTAAAAGTCTTCCAAATATGTATTTTCATATAGTGGGTGGTGATGAAAGAGATATAAAATATTGGAAAAATGAAGCTAGAGATCTTAATAATATAATTTTTCATGGATTTATAAATCCAAGAAATACATACAAATATAGAAATTTATGTGATGTTCTATTGGCTCCCTATATAAATGCTGATGAACTCTTTGATTATATGTCTCCTATAAAAGCTTTTGAATATATGGCTTCTAAAACTCCAATGATTTGTTCAGATTCAAAAATTATAAGAGAAACTATAAATGAAAATTGTGCTATTTTGGTAGATAATAATGATATAAATTCTTGGATAAACGCTTTAGAAAAACTACATAATGATTTAGAATTTACGAAAAGATTAATTGAAAATGCTTATCAATATTGCTTGGAAAATTTCACTTATGAAGCTAGATCTAGAAAAGTATTAGATTTTATAGAGAGAAATAATTAGGAATCAAAATGAAAAAAATAATTGCATCTTTAACAACATATGGTAGCAGAATAAATAGTGTTGACCTAACTTTAAAAACAATTCTTAATCAGACAAAGAAAGCAGATAAAATAATTTTGTGGTTGGCTGAAGATGAGTTTAATTTCGATAATATACCTAAAGACTTATTAGCTTTACATACTAATAACTTAATAGAAATTAAGTTTTGTAAAGATTTGAAATCTTATAAAAAATTAATTCCAACTCTAAAATTATATTCTGAAGAGATAATTATTACATTTGATGATGATATTTTATATAAGGATGATTTAATAGAAAAATTATATGCTGAGCATTTAAAATTTCCAAATACAGTTATTTGTGGAAGAGGGCATAAAATACGTTTTAATATTAACAATAGTTTAAAGAAGTATAGTAAATGGGATAGAAGAACACAAGATTTCTCAGAAGATTATGATATTCTTCCTACAGGTGCAGGAGGTGTTTTATATCCACCTAATTGCTTTTATAAAGATATATTAGATGAAAGTTTATTTTCTAGATTAGCACCAAATGCAGATGATATATGGTTTAAAGCTATGACTTTAATGAACAATAAAAAGTCTAAAATACTTTTTCAAAATAAAAAAGAATTTACAAGATTAGAAACAATTGAAGATACTCAGAATGAAACTTTATATAGTAAAAATAAATATTCTAATGATAAATATTTAAAAAACGTTTTTGATAGCTATAACTTATATGATAAATTTAAAATGCCTATTTCAAAGAGAATATTTACTAATATAAAAATATTTTTAAAAAGAAAAATTAGTTTATAGGAATTTTATATAATGATTATTGAGTTAAAAGAAGATTTTTTGTTGGGTGAAGGTGGAGAAAGACTAGTTTATATACATCCACATGATGATAATAAAGTTATAAAAATTTTGAAACCAGGATTAAGTAAGCATAACTTCCAAAATGAATTAGAATTTAAGTATTATGATTTCTTAACTAAAAAAAATAGAGATTTTTCCAATATAACAAAATGTTTTGGATATATAGATACAAATTTAGGAAAGGGTTTAGTATTTGAAAGAGTAATTGATTATGATGGAAAAGATTCAAAATATTTTAAATATTATTTAAAAAAACATTTTTTTTCAGAAGATCAAGAAAAAAAATTATTAAACAATTTAAAGAATTTTTTAGAAAATAATCAAATATTATTTATTGACTGTAATACCCAAAATTTATTTTGCAAAAAAGTTAGTGAAGATAAATATACATTAATAATTTATGATGGATTAGGAGCTAGAAGAGATAGTATAAAACTATCTCTTTATATGAAAAGTAAATTATATACCAAGTATAAGATAAAAAAACAGTGGAAGCTTTTTATCAAAAACTGTGAAAAATCAAAAGCTTCAACTTTAAAAAACTAGTTTAAATTATCAATTTTTCAAATATCTTTTTCTAAATCTTCTAATTAAATAATTTAAGTTTATTTTCTTTGCAAGTTTAGATTTTGAATTTTTGAATTTATTTAAATAATTCTCTTCATTTTGAATAAAAAACTTCTCTAATTTATTTAAGTATTTTGTTTTATACATATTATAATCATCTATATATTTATTTGTGAACTCTTTATTTGCTAATATAAGTTCGTAATATGATACTAATCTATTGAAAATTAAACTTTTTATAAATCTTTTAATACCTTTATCTTCTTCTAAATCATAATAATAAGTATAAGTTTCTAATATTTTTTTTGTACTGATAATATATTTTTCTGTTTTTTCACCAGTCATAACAGAATTTGGTCTAATCCTATAAACATAAGCATAATTATCTATGAATGATAC comes from the Aliarcobacter cibarius genome and includes:
- a CDS encoding O-antigen ligase family protein yields the protein MIENRLSIFNKIYNISKDSQDKVTLWMNHLLVVYAFLIPIHNKAKTSVFFCILLLFLYRRNFIYYLKIAFKNYLLKYFLLLYLLFVVGMLYTSDLESGFSFMDKAKLLLYPLIFLSFLDERFSFRILNAFIFGVLLSEIVSYLIHFQMIPPELFIGEYKIYKSILEDPSPFFTHGIHNMFLCIVITILIYRILVKDIKNYKFKILSLIFITTAFLNISLIGGRVGYVVLFCLIFFLIFLIYKKEILKGIFILLSIFFIMFTYLYNFSDQFDKRIEDGKNDLEKIITEKNYNSSIGLRIITGYYVLEIIKDNFLIGVGTGDVMQEVDELANQKHSYIKLISHPHNLYLEILAQLGIIGFSMMLLMFYKILCYEAEDRKRSDIAKIITVAFLIYVLTASFWSHLATFVTLISAMICVQKFDVHVKEIDKESILKYILVIIIFLIIGITK
- a CDS encoding glycosyltransferase family 4 protein, which produces MKSLKIVYICRSIIPSRTANSVNVMKMCAAFASLGHQVILFAPITKKLEEKNVENIFEFYGVEKNFEIKKLFSPNIKFLKKRIYSFRCLSQVKKINPDLVYGRDDILSFYLAQKFGYKTLFERHDSFNKNSVDEKLFKKFIDNNTNEYKLVTNTQKLKEYYCKEYNLKCDHVHVASSATDVPNDFDTIPDDCEKFKNTFNVGYIGKLAKMRGLEIIIKLAKSLPNMYFHIVGGDERDIKYWKNEARDLNNIIFHGFINPRNTYKYRNLCDVLLAPYINADELFDYMSPIKAFEYMASKTPMICSDSKIIRETINENCAILVDNNDINSWINALEKLHNDLEFTKRLIENAYQYCLENFTYEARSRKVLDFIERNN
- a CDS encoding glycosyltransferase family A protein, whose amino-acid sequence is MKKIIASLTTYGSRINSVDLTLKTILNQTKKADKIILWLAEDEFNFDNIPKDLLALHTNNLIEIKFCKDLKSYKKLIPTLKLYSEEIIITFDDDILYKDDLIEKLYAEHLKFPNTVICGRGHKIRFNINNSLKKYSKWDRRTQDFSEDYDILPTGAGGVLYPPNCFYKDILDESLFSRLAPNADDIWFKAMTLMNNKKSKILFQNKKEFTRLETIEDTQNETLYSKNKYSNDKYLKNVFDSYNLYDKFKMPISKRIFTNIKIFLKRKISL
- a CDS encoding YrbL family protein, with translation MIIELKEDFLLGEGGERLVYIHPHDDNKVIKILKPGLSKHNFQNELEFKYYDFLTKKNRDFSNITKCFGYIDTNLGKGLVFERVIDYDGKDSKYFKYYLKKHFFSEDQEKKLLNNLKNFLENNQILFIDCNTQNLFCKKVSEDKYTLIIYDGLGARRDSIKLSLYMKSKLYTKYKIKKQWKLFIKNCEKSKASTLKN